The Pyrus communis chromosome 2, drPyrComm1.1, whole genome shotgun sequence genome includes a window with the following:
- the LOC137723738 gene encoding B3 domain-containing transcription factor ABI3-like → MKREQVQVQVPVLHHHQDLHAEDQEDTLGVDPREMWLDDSQETALLADINDPSIFYNDHFPPLPDFPCMSSSSSSSSTPAPVKPVTCSSSSSSVSSSSSAASWAVLKSDAEPEDGERKQQPNQNSYHHQHSQIDDQTVDAHALSSTASMEISQPLDLSGGGGGIDCMDETETFRYMDLFEPNEFFDPSSIFQSDSLFMEQFQQDQDNQQLAMAQLLQDHHETVTTIQSNPQQQKQVVGHDEENTNKDLSNEDKDPDDMAMVFLEWLRSNRETVSAEDLRSVKIKKSTIECAARRLGGGKEAMKQLLKLVLEWVQTNHLQKRRSNRIITKDSNIITQQQYQDPFLNPNPNPSSRVFESNPSRNFTQTQWMAPPPHAAAYDPAAGGPLIPTPPPAPPPPATYPSMMGYMAADPFGNGPSPYQTSPEYHHHMIESGQPSWPSSPFGMGTAPYGSFQDNNIHLAPPLHHPQAFAGYGSQYQPYQYFPGNGEHQLMRLGSSATKEARKKRMARQRRLVSHHRHHGHQQNSQQLNNQMPDHHHLQQTRLVGNTTDLNCTGAVPLQANPGNWFYWPTATAAPSPSAVAMMPSIMQEAAPLPPVQQMDRPASTQAQNYNHGRSAVQERQERQERRQGWKSEKNLKFLLQKVLKQSDVGSLGRIVLPKKEAETHLPELDARDGISIAMEDIGTSRVWNMRYRYWPNNKSRMYLLENTGDFVRANGLQEGDFIVIYSDVKCNKYMIRGVKVRQAGPKSERQAGPKSEGNKRPGKSQRNQHASTPPGNNGSSPSSATTAHKKERVK, encoded by the exons ATGAAGAGGGAGCAAGTTCAGGTTCAGGTTCCGGTTCTTCATCACCATCAAGATCTGCATGCAGAAGATCAGGAGGATACTCTCGGAGTGGACCCCAGAGAGATGTGGCTTGACGATAGCCAGGAGACTGCTCTTCTTGCCGATATCAATGACCCTTCCATCTTCTACAACGATCACTTCCCTCCTCTCCCGGACTTCCCATGCAtgtcctcctcttcctcctcatcctccaCTCCTGCACCGGTCAAGCCAGTCACGtgctcttcctcctcttcatcgGTCTCCTCGTCCTCCTCCGCAGCCTCTTGGGCCGTTCTCAAGTCGGACGCGGAGCCCGAAGATGGAGAGAGAAAGCAGCAGCCCAACCAGAACAGTTACCACCACCAGCACTCGCAGATTGATGATCAGACAGTTGATGCGCATGCCTTGTCCTCCACCGCCTCGATGGAGATCTCTCAGCCGTTGGATCTCAGCGGTGGTGGTGGCGGAATAGATTGCATGGATGAGACGGAAACTTTTCGGTACATGGATCTCTTTGAACCCAACGAGTTTTTTGACCCTTCTTCCATTTTCCAAAGTGACAGCCTTTTCATGGAGCAGTTTCAACAAGATCAAGATAATCAGCAATTAGCCATGGCTCAACTATTACAAGACCATCATGAAACCGTTACTACTATTCAGTCAAATccccaacaacaaaaacaagtaGTTGGACATGATGAGGAGAATACTAATAAGGATCTGAGTAATGAAGACAAGGATCCGGACGACATGGCCATGGTGTTCTTGGAGTGGCTGAGGTCCAACAGAGAGACGGTCTCCGCCGAAGACTTGAGAAGTGTGAAGATCAAGAAGTCGACGATCGAGTGCGCCGCCAGGCGCTTGGGCGGAGGAAAAGAGGCCATGAAGCAGTTGCTTAAACTTGTGCTTGAGTGGGTTCAGACCAACCATCTCCAAAAGAGGCGCAGCAATCGCATCATCACCAAAGACTCCAACATAATCACCCAACAACAATACCAAGATCCTtttctaaaccctaaccctaaccctagttcTAGAGTATTTGAATCAAACCCTTCTCGTAATTTCACTCAAACACAATGGATGGCGCCTCCACCACATGCAGCCGCCTATGATCCGGCAGCCGGGGGACCACTTATCCCCACTCCTCCTCCGGCTCCTCCTCCGCCTGCGACTTATCCTTCCATGATGGGGTACATGGCAGCTGACCCTTTTGGGAATGGGCCAAGCCCATACCAAACATCTCCGGAGTATCATCATCACATGATTGAATCCGGTCAGCCATCATGGCCGTCTTCTCCGTTCGGTATGGGAACAGCCCCTTACGGGTCATTCCAGGATAATAACATTCACCTAGCCCCTCCCCTACACCATCCCCAGGCTTTTGCCGGGTACGGCAGTCAATACCAGCCTTATCAATATTTTCCCGGGAATGGTGAGCATCAGTTGATGAGGTTAGGGTCTTCGGCTACCAAAGAGGCAAGGAAGAAACGGATGGCGAGGCAGAGAAGGCTTGTGTCTCACCATAGGCACCACGGCCATCAACAGAATTCTCAGCAACTTAATAATCAAATGCCAGATCATCACCATCTTCAGCAGACAAGGCTTGTTGGGAACACTACTGATCTTAATTGCACTGGTGCTGTGCCGCTGCAGGCCAATCCGGGCAACTGGTTTTACTGGCCCACCGCCACAGCAGCCCCGTCCCCTTCTGCGGTGGCCATGATGCCTAGCATTATGCAGGAAGCCGCACCACTTCCGCCAGTGCAGCAGATGGATCGGCCAGCTAGTACTCAAGCACAGAATTACAATCACGGTCGTAGTGCTGTGCAGGAAAGACAAGAAAGACAGGAGAGGCGTCAG GGATGGAAATCTGAGAAGAATCTGAAGTTTCTTCTTCAGAAGGTGTTGAAGCAGAGTGATGTGGGTAGTCTTGGAAGAATTGTGTTGCCAAAA AAAGAAGCAGAAACccatcttcctgaattggatgcAAGAGATGGGATTTCCATTGCAATGGAGGACATTGGGACTTCTCGTGTGTGGAACATGCGCTACAG GTACTGGCCCAACAACAAAAGCAGGATGTATCTCCTTGAAAACACAG GAGATTTTGTGAGAGCAAATGGACTCCAAGAAGGAGACTTCATAGTCATCTACTCCGACGTGAAATGTAACAAATAT ATGATACGAGGAGTGAAAGTACGGCAAGCGGGGCCAAAATCAGAGAGGCAGGCCGGGCCAAAATCAGAGGGCAACAAAAGGCCAGGAAAGTCGCAAAGGAACCAGCATGCAAGCACTCCACCTGGCAACAATGGTTCGTCACCTTCTTCAGCCACAACCGCACACAAGAAAGAAAGAGTAAAGTAA